A genomic window from Candidatus Pelagisphaera phototrophica includes:
- the nth gene encoding endonuclease III — protein MLKKERAAIVDRELDRLYPDPPIPLDHKDPYTLLVAVLLSAQCTDLRVNKTTPALWKLADNPVDMAKVEAEAIREIIRPCGLSPRKSQAIRDLSQILVDKFDSEVPACFDDLEALPGVGHKTASVVMSQAFGHPAFPVDTHIHRLAQRWGLTKGRNVDQTERDLKALFPIDRWNALHLQIIYYGREHCTARGCDGKVCPLCRTFYPNRKTAVKTRK, from the coding sequence ATGCTGAAAAAAGAGAGAGCTGCTATTGTGGATAGGGAATTGGATCGGCTTTATCCGGATCCGCCAATTCCTCTCGACCACAAGGATCCGTACACGTTGCTGGTAGCGGTACTGCTTTCTGCGCAGTGCACGGATCTTCGGGTAAATAAGACGACCCCAGCTCTATGGAAACTGGCAGACAATCCGGTGGATATGGCAAAGGTGGAGGCGGAAGCGATTCGGGAAATCATTAGACCTTGCGGATTGTCTCCCCGAAAGTCTCAGGCGATAAGGGATCTTTCTCAGATACTGGTCGATAAGTTCGATAGCGAAGTGCCGGCTTGTTTCGATGACTTGGAAGCACTACCCGGAGTCGGCCATAAGACCGCCTCGGTCGTCATGTCCCAAGCATTTGGTCACCCGGCGTTTCCGGTGGATACGCATATCCATCGACTGGCCCAGCGTTGGGGGCTTACGAAGGGACGAAACGTTGATCAGACAGAAAGGGACTTAAAAGCCCTTTTCCCGATTGACCGTTGGAACGCGTTGCATTTGCAGATTATCTATTACGGACGGGAGCATTGTACTGCAAGAGGGTGCGACGGGAAGGTTTGCCCTTTGTGCAGGACCTTCTATCCCAACCGGAAAACGGCGGTCAAAACACGGAAATAA
- a CDS encoding type II secretion system protein, whose protein sequence is MKNRNSTLNRSEGFTLIEVLTVIAIIAILSAILVPTVTQMRETARKTKDLNNLRQIINASLLFASQNSERFVSQNSSVDSNGRVLTTGGSGDLDDVIATLAAGAGLNELNTWVSDSDGAAVQLNGPVPALTGAMGSVTLNTALTGETVSYEYALNLTTASPSTTPLAFSRMEDSSAPLWGTNDIYGIDGGHIAFVGGNVSWYETLDGNLVNGVGSTANNLNEAFVSVPGLQSPGTVSIATNPTLPTSSE, encoded by the coding sequence ATGAAGAACCGTAACTCAACGCTCAATCGCTCGGAAGGTTTCACCTTAATCGAGGTTCTCACCGTAATTGCGATCATCGCGATTCTGTCCGCAATTCTAGTCCCGACGGTTACACAAATGCGTGAAACAGCTAGGAAGACCAAGGACCTCAACAATCTGCGACAAATTATCAACGCCTCTCTTTTGTTCGCTAGCCAGAACAGCGAGCGATTTGTGAGCCAAAACAGCAGTGTAGACTCAAATGGAAGAGTATTAACAACTGGCGGCTCAGGCGATCTTGACGACGTTATTGCCACTTTAGCAGCCGGTGCGGGCCTGAACGAATTAAATACATGGGTAAGTGACAGTGATGGAGCAGCAGTTCAGTTGAATGGACCTGTTCCGGCACTTACTGGAGCCATGGGGTCTGTTACTCTTAACACAGCTTTGACCGGGGAAACTGTCTCTTACGAGTATGCATTGAATCTTACGACAGCTTCCCCATCCACCACCCCTTTAGCCTTCTCCCGAATGGAAGATAGCTCAGCACCTCTATGGGGAACAAACGATATTTATGGCATCGATGGTGGCCATATTGCTTTCGTAGGTGGTAACGTTTCATGGTACGAAACACTAGATGGGAATCTCGTAAATGGTGTTGGATCTACTGCAAACAATTTAAACGAGGCCTTCGTATCTGTGCCTGGACTTCAATCTCCTGGAACGGTATCTATCGCAACGAATCCAACACTTCCGACAAGCTCTGAATGA
- the ilvE gene encoding branched-chain-amino-acid transaminase: MKVFLDGAFVDKDDAKISVFDHGLLYGDGIFEGIRVYRKCIYRLDEHLERLWYSAKDILLNIPMAPEALSKAICESCKINGIEDGYIRLLVTRGKGDLGLSPASCSNASVIIIADTIRLYPEDHYKVGLSIVTVPTRRSGPAALNPAIKSLNYLNNILAKMEAAQHGALEAIMLNDQGYVAECTGDNVFIIHKGTLYTPDVSNGALRGITRSAVIELAEKANIPVKECNLTRHEIWNADECFLTGTAAELIPVVNLDGRVIGTGNPGPVTQSLHAAFHEEVSTRGTMLE, encoded by the coding sequence ATGAAAGTTTTTCTGGATGGAGCCTTTGTTGATAAAGACGACGCAAAAATATCGGTATTCGATCATGGCCTCCTTTATGGAGACGGCATTTTTGAAGGAATTCGCGTTTACCGGAAGTGCATTTACCGTCTAGACGAGCACCTTGAACGGCTTTGGTATTCCGCCAAAGACATTTTGCTGAACATCCCCATGGCTCCTGAGGCACTGTCGAAGGCGATTTGTGAGTCTTGCAAAATAAATGGTATCGAGGATGGCTACATCCGGTTGCTAGTGACTCGCGGAAAAGGGGATCTTGGGCTTTCGCCCGCTTCCTGCTCAAACGCGTCAGTCATCATCATTGCGGATACGATCCGGCTCTACCCTGAGGATCATTATAAAGTAGGGCTTTCAATCGTAACGGTGCCTACGCGTCGGTCGGGTCCAGCTGCCTTGAATCCTGCCATAAAATCACTTAACTATTTGAACAATATACTGGCGAAAATGGAAGCGGCCCAACACGGAGCGTTGGAGGCTATTATGTTGAACGACCAAGGTTACGTGGCCGAGTGTACGGGTGACAATGTTTTCATCATTCACAAAGGTACGCTCTATACGCCGGATGTATCGAACGGGGCATTGAGGGGAATTACGCGGAGTGCCGTTATCGAACTGGCAGAAAAAGCGAACATTCCGGTCAAGGAATGCAACTTGACCCGCCATGAAATATGGAATGCGGACGAGTGCTTTTTGACGGGTACCGCAGCGGAGCTAATCCCAGTAGTCAATTTGGATGGCCGCGTAATTGGGACAGGCAATCCGGGCCCAGTGACTCAAAGCTTGCATGCGGCGTTTCATGAGGAGGTTTCAACTCGGGGCACGATGCTCGAGTAA
- a CDS encoding UvrB/UvrC motif-containing protein, translated as MAKSLKCDLCDKSATVHLTQILNNQIHKIDLCESCAESKGITDPNGYSLADLLVKPGEESESLSEVLDSFEECPECGYTQKEFKKTGRLGCEHCYETFGPLLSSALAGMHRGDKHKGKVPGRAVERKSFEDRVSTLESDLEEAIQKEHYEEAARYRDQILELKKAKKAEETA; from the coding sequence ATGGCCAAATCTTTGAAATGTGATCTTTGTGACAAGTCTGCAACGGTGCATCTGACGCAGATTCTCAATAACCAGATTCACAAGATAGATCTTTGCGAATCGTGTGCTGAATCGAAGGGCATAACGGATCCAAACGGATACTCTCTGGCGGATCTCCTAGTCAAGCCAGGTGAGGAAAGCGAGAGCTTGTCGGAAGTGTTGGATTCGTTCGAAGAATGCCCGGAATGCGGATACACGCAGAAGGAGTTCAAGAAAACCGGCCGTTTGGGGTGCGAGCACTGCTACGAGACCTTTGGGCCTCTTCTTTCGTCCGCCCTAGCGGGGATGCACCGAGGGGACAAGCACAAGGGCAAGGTGCCTGGGCGTGCGGTCGAGCGTAAAAGCTTCGAAGACCGAGTTAGCACTTTAGAAAGTGATTTAGAAGAGGCGATTCAAAAGGAGCATTACGAGGAGGCGGCTCGATACAGGGATCAAATCCTTGAATTGAAAAAGGCCAAGAAAGCGGAGGAAACCGCTTAG
- a CDS encoding protein arginine kinase, translated as MLIESIFDGKSEMTEGSAKKCPVVLMTRIRLARNLSETPFPSWAKLPQRTQVLETCLPAVASLNQMKRGITAEVEELSELEKQILVERHLISRELSGAPEKAGVVISKDQSVSVMINEEDHLRIQVIKSGYRFKQAWNSVNVVDSTLEDELDYAFSSRIGFLTACPTNVGTGMRASAMMHLPALVISNQMEKVVRAVNQLGIAVRGLFGEGSDASGSIFQISNQTTLGESEEEIIKRLSAVLKTIIDQEMNAREKILEKDPNKLFDKIGRAYGILQNSHLLSSSECMNLASLVRFGVDLEMFSEETRNTVDRMFIECQPGHIQHLAGKSIDTNERDAFRSEYLRKQFENVERPLFSMEKVEKREDSTEADSSKGEKE; from the coding sequence ATGCTGATTGAAAGTATATTTGACGGTAAGTCAGAGATGACTGAAGGGAGCGCCAAGAAGTGCCCGGTCGTATTGATGACGCGTATTCGATTGGCCCGAAATTTGAGTGAAACTCCTTTTCCAAGTTGGGCCAAACTGCCTCAGCGAACCCAGGTACTTGAGACATGTTTACCCGCCGTGGCGTCGCTAAACCAAATGAAGCGCGGTATAACCGCAGAGGTTGAGGAACTTTCTGAACTAGAAAAACAGATTTTAGTTGAGCGGCATCTAATCAGTCGCGAGCTATCCGGAGCTCCAGAAAAAGCGGGGGTCGTCATTAGCAAAGACCAGTCGGTTTCCGTCATGATCAATGAGGAGGATCATCTTCGGATTCAGGTCATCAAATCGGGCTATCGTTTCAAACAAGCTTGGAACTCTGTAAATGTTGTGGATAGCACTCTCGAAGATGAGCTCGACTACGCGTTTTCGTCTCGCATCGGATTCCTGACCGCCTGTCCGACTAATGTTGGCACTGGAATGCGTGCCTCAGCGATGATGCATTTGCCTGCGCTGGTGATTTCCAATCAAATGGAGAAAGTTGTTCGGGCCGTCAATCAGCTCGGAATTGCCGTACGCGGTCTTTTTGGCGAAGGGTCTGATGCGAGTGGCAGCATTTTCCAGATTTCTAACCAGACCACTTTGGGCGAGTCTGAAGAGGAAATCATCAAGCGCCTGTCAGCGGTTCTAAAGACGATCATTGATCAAGAAATGAATGCGAGGGAGAAAATCCTAGAAAAAGACCCCAACAAGCTTTTCGACAAGATTGGCCGTGCCTATGGAATTCTTCAGAACAGCCACCTGCTCAGCTCTAGTGAGTGCATGAACTTGGCTTCACTTGTCCGTTTCGGTGTCGATCTTGAAATGTTTTCTGAAGAAACAAGGAACACAGTCGACCGAATGTTTATCGAATGTCAACCAGGGCACATACAACACCTCGCGGGGAAATCCATCGATACGAATGAACGCGACGCTTTCCGGTCTGAATATTTAAGAAAACAGTTTGAGAATGTCGAAAGACCGTTGTTTTCTATGGAAAAGGTTGAGAAGCGGGAAGACTCTACGGAGGCGGATTCAAGCAAAGGAGAAAAGGAATAG
- a CDS encoding ATP-dependent Clp protease ATP-binding subunit gives MEPMNNFTPRAQQVLALARKEADRFHHNYVGTEHILLGLIKLGQGVAVSVLQKMGLDLETVRSAVEKQVGSGPEGKASGSIPYTPRVKKVLALAGKEAKALNHSYVGTEHILLGLLREGEGVAARVLKSLEVDIERTRNEILRELDPQFSGETEDAIAAPRGQSGDEKKDTKTPALKAFGRDLTELAKNGELDPVVGRKSEIRRVIQILCRRTKNNPVLIGEAGVGKTAIAEGLAQEIASGVIPEILVDKRLITLDLALMVAGTKYRGQFEERIKAVMDEIKRAGNIIIFIDELHTIVGAGAAEGAMDASNIFKPALSRGELQCIGATTLNEYRKYIEKDSALDRRFQSVQVDAPSVEDTILILKGIRHKYEEHHKAIFTDKSLEAAAKLSERYITARFLPDKAIDIMDEAGSKARIASLARPPEIESLTTTIEEVCAKKEEAISKQHFEEAAKFRDEEKQLRAKQESVLEDWKKSREENRITVDEEDMMKVVADWTGIPLNRMERKETERLLQLATELQQTVIGQDEACSTIAKALRRSRADLKDPNRPIGAFMFLGPTGVGKTFLAQTLAEKMFGDSNSIIQVDMSEYMEKFSVSRMIGSPPGYVGHEEGGQLSEQVRRKPYSVVLFDEIEKAHPDVVQIMLQIFEEGRLTDSLGREIDFRNTIIIMTTNVGAAAIQRQTKMGFGAAKSLSNDYESIKENVTEEAKKTFKPEFLNRINDLIVFHSLEREHLFKIVDLEIAKVQSRLIEKKISIELTKDAKELIIDTGYDEKYGARPLRRAIEQLLEDPLAEALLGGEINEEDCVAIDRDGDKLTFTSIEKAEATASESETS, from the coding sequence ATGGAACCTATGAACAATTTCACCCCTCGCGCGCAGCAAGTACTCGCTCTTGCGAGGAAAGAGGCGGACCGATTCCATCACAATTACGTGGGAACCGAGCATATTCTTCTGGGCCTTATTAAGTTGGGCCAGGGGGTAGCGGTTAGTGTACTCCAGAAAATGGGCCTCGATCTGGAAACCGTTCGAAGTGCGGTAGAAAAGCAAGTGGGCTCAGGACCGGAGGGAAAAGCTTCCGGAAGCATTCCTTATACGCCTCGAGTGAAGAAGGTGCTCGCACTGGCTGGAAAGGAAGCGAAGGCTCTTAATCACAGTTACGTAGGGACAGAGCATATTCTGTTGGGCCTTTTACGTGAAGGGGAAGGGGTGGCAGCACGGGTTCTCAAATCGCTCGAAGTAGATATAGAACGTACGCGCAACGAAATTCTAAGAGAACTGGACCCTCAATTCTCAGGTGAAACGGAAGATGCGATTGCGGCTCCAAGAGGTCAATCTGGTGACGAAAAGAAGGATACCAAGACACCTGCATTAAAGGCCTTTGGCAGGGACTTAACGGAGCTTGCCAAAAATGGTGAATTGGATCCGGTGGTCGGTCGAAAGTCGGAAATCCGCCGTGTGATACAGATCTTGTGTCGTCGGACGAAGAACAATCCTGTTCTTATCGGGGAAGCAGGAGTTGGCAAAACGGCTATCGCAGAAGGACTTGCCCAAGAAATCGCAAGTGGGGTCATCCCGGAAATACTCGTAGACAAGCGTCTAATTACGCTTGATTTGGCTCTCATGGTCGCTGGTACAAAATACCGCGGACAATTCGAAGAGCGGATAAAAGCCGTGATGGACGAAATCAAAAGAGCGGGGAATATCATCATATTTATCGATGAACTCCATACGATCGTCGGTGCGGGTGCCGCTGAAGGTGCCATGGATGCGTCTAATATTTTCAAGCCTGCACTTTCGCGAGGTGAACTTCAATGTATTGGGGCAACCACCCTAAACGAATACCGCAAGTACATCGAAAAAGACAGTGCTCTGGATCGACGTTTTCAAAGCGTACAAGTCGATGCGCCGAGTGTTGAAGACACCATACTGATTTTGAAAGGCATCCGCCATAAGTACGAGGAGCACCACAAAGCGATTTTTACAGATAAGTCGCTAGAGGCGGCCGCAAAGCTCTCCGAGCGTTACATCACCGCACGGTTCCTTCCGGACAAAGCGATTGATATTATGGATGAGGCGGGTTCGAAGGCCCGTATTGCTTCTTTGGCGAGACCTCCGGAAATTGAGTCGTTGACCACGACCATTGAAGAAGTCTGCGCAAAAAAGGAAGAAGCCATCAGCAAGCAGCATTTTGAGGAAGCTGCTAAGTTTCGTGACGAGGAGAAGCAGCTTAGAGCTAAGCAAGAAAGTGTCTTGGAAGACTGGAAGAAGAGTCGCGAAGAAAATCGAATCACGGTGGACGAAGAAGACATGATGAAAGTCGTGGCTGACTGGACTGGAATTCCACTGAACCGCATGGAAAGGAAGGAGACAGAACGTCTGCTTCAATTGGCTACCGAACTTCAACAGACCGTTATTGGTCAAGATGAGGCGTGCTCAACGATTGCAAAAGCGCTTCGTCGGAGTCGGGCAGACTTGAAGGATCCGAATCGTCCAATAGGAGCGTTCATGTTCCTTGGACCGACCGGTGTGGGAAAAACGTTTCTTGCTCAAACGCTGGCTGAAAAGATGTTTGGCGATAGCAATTCGATTATTCAGGTAGATATGTCTGAATACATGGAGAAGTTTTCCGTTTCGCGTATGATAGGTTCGCCTCCTGGATATGTCGGCCACGAAGAAGGGGGACAGCTTTCCGAGCAGGTTCGCCGCAAGCCTTACTCCGTTGTGCTTTTCGATGAAATTGAAAAGGCCCACCCAGATGTTGTCCAAATCATGCTTCAGATTTTCGAAGAGGGTCGTCTTACGGATAGCTTAGGTCGAGAAATCGACTTTCGTAACACCATAATAATCATGACGACCAACGTTGGAGCAGCCGCCATTCAGCGTCAGACCAAAATGGGCTTTGGAGCTGCCAAATCTCTGAGCAACGATTACGAGTCTATCAAGGAGAACGTTACCGAAGAGGCGAAGAAAACCTTCAAGCCTGAATTCCTAAACCGGATTAACGATCTCATCGTTTTCCATAGTTTGGAGCGGGAGCACCTTTTCAAAATCGTGGATCTGGAAATTGCGAAAGTGCAGTCTCGATTGATTGAAAAGAAGATCTCAATTGAACTGACGAAAGACGCGAAAGAACTCATTATCGATACGGGTTACGATGAGAAGTATGGCGCGAGACCCCTTCGTCGGGCGATCGAGCAATTGCTTGAAGATCCATTAGCTGAAGCCTTGCTTGGCGGCGAAATCAATGAAGAGGATTGTGTGGCGATTGACCGCGATGGAGACAAACTCACGTTCACAAGCATAGAGAAGGCAGAGGCGACCGCTTCCGAGTCTGAAACAAGTTGA
- a CDS encoding S8 family serine peptidase, translating into MRRKFLAISITATILVLAYWSWVWTEVELPDQSREFVESHIEEGEITKLDSIGHSIVKDAKEYSGLIEEQFVPTGRFENSRVIDKLIESTGSEKEKVTAYFLVDSGVDRKRLALVEQIYEKELGGELSLVNQYASVGDEVIFDANPLFVDKVALEEYLELADGFISRKSRLSSFVQIKLLKPSVSGYRDLLSGLRMKFPNTVVSRDDLHFVSAEPAEYLSSLQWHLDQIGAPDAWEFSTGEDDVVVAVIDTGCLTSHPDLVENIFMNTDEIPNNGIDDDSNGFIDDVRGWDFLDDDANPNDETGHGTHISGIVGARGNNGIGTTGVGWNIKVLPLKVGDNTGLSSSAIAEALRYVSSLKQKGVNVVATNNSYGSSSPNNVARAAIQVHEDIGIVFVAAAGNASEDIDAASSSQYPAGFPEANIISVASSTQGDALSFGSNYGIESVDIAAPGQEVYSTYLDDDYEFLTGTSMASPIVAGAIALLATYEPGLSAKEMRQRVFDTAKPLESLSGKISTGGRLDLLAMLEMDLAGHTLSVKGHEPHLILLPDSDFTVDFKLEASGDADVAFEYLGAESDVRIQEISDRIYSIQFSSPGAYRFRFTAEKLGIVRELEKIVVVDPGAIADVTTGLLHSWNFRENGTLLVDSVGNGNAELVGATRVDTPLDRGVDFDGTSSFARFNASFSPIVTLSAFVKADDLLSSPHPRIINMPDYYLYFSTRGISDVPDGNANTLKFYSNRTGDFGVWNSPPDTVLEGEWIHVLASYDSRETANTPKLYINGVEQKVRLQRIPVGEQTIGGGESYLGDRADGTRAWDGQMDEVRVFNRLIDKEEVSLLAARYASAVWDAYSISELPDSVTSDSVSLGLRDASGNAPNADFQWSLVDDSIGVSLGDADGSSVEVRNPENLNISIVLKASSSFGVRYYRYDLVSDPPKIEPGVYTGTTSTGGTLWVEVEEGRRMGNITIFDEDAEVFRIREPISIDPFGDFETDPFLSFRITGTIDGEVVGQIEDSDITFSGHNIKPNNLVTGFDGFYSGGAIGDGGRSLDLKVLQNGEAYLWQTGAQSELTQGVVSKDGTFSLLVNDGATILGRIDSGNGRVRGEVSVGDEARSIYLRKSSLDPVNRYVNLSTRGFSSSGENVLIGGFVLAGTQPRTVLIRGLGPELENRGLVNFLQNPRIRIFSGSEVIAVNEFWSSQPNLEELIEFSSRVQASPLPSGSMDAAMLLELDPGLYTALLDSNGGEGDGLFEIFDDPGESEPSLFNVSTRGKVKGQESPLIAGFVVSGFEPKRVLIRVLGPALGDRGISEPLADPWLELYSESVPIAANDDWSEGSRPSSNGSAVRGPARGLMSAFESSGATPLNFGSKDSAMLVWLEPGLYTAIARGFEGDEGIALIEVFELR; encoded by the coding sequence ATGAGAAGAAAGTTTCTAGCAATCTCGATTACCGCCACAATTTTGGTCCTAGCCTATTGGTCGTGGGTCTGGACTGAGGTCGAATTACCCGATCAAAGTAGAGAATTCGTTGAGTCTCATATTGAAGAGGGCGAAATCACAAAGCTGGACTCTATTGGCCATTCCATAGTAAAGGATGCGAAGGAGTACAGCGGATTAATCGAAGAACAGTTTGTTCCGACAGGCCGCTTTGAAAACAGTCGGGTCATTGATAAACTAATTGAATCAACAGGTTCGGAAAAGGAAAAAGTCACTGCCTATTTTCTAGTTGATAGTGGTGTAGATAGAAAACGTCTGGCGCTCGTTGAGCAAATTTATGAAAAAGAACTCGGAGGCGAACTGTCGTTAGTTAACCAGTACGCTTCAGTCGGGGATGAAGTGATATTTGACGCGAACCCGCTATTTGTCGATAAAGTAGCTCTCGAAGAATACTTAGAACTAGCGGATGGTTTTATATCGAGGAAATCAAGACTCTCGAGCTTTGTTCAGATAAAGCTTCTTAAGCCTAGTGTTTCAGGCTATCGCGATCTGCTAAGTGGACTGCGCATGAAATTTCCGAATACAGTCGTTTCGCGGGACGATCTACATTTTGTTTCAGCGGAACCAGCGGAATATTTGTCCTCTCTCCAATGGCACCTTGATCAGATTGGAGCCCCAGATGCTTGGGAGTTTTCAACTGGTGAAGATGATGTCGTTGTCGCGGTTATTGACACGGGGTGTCTCACCTCACACCCAGATTTGGTTGAAAATATTTTTATGAATACGGACGAGATTCCCAACAATGGAATCGATGATGACAGTAATGGGTTTATTGACGATGTGAGAGGTTGGGATTTTCTCGATGACGATGCGAATCCGAATGATGAGACCGGACATGGTACTCACATTTCGGGAATAGTGGGGGCAAGGGGAAATAACGGAATAGGGACGACGGGTGTCGGTTGGAATATCAAGGTGCTACCTCTCAAGGTTGGGGATAATACTGGACTTTCAAGTTCCGCTATCGCGGAAGCGTTACGCTATGTTTCGAGTTTGAAACAGAAAGGAGTAAATGTAGTCGCTACTAACAATTCTTACGGGTCGAGCTCCCCGAATAATGTCGCGAGGGCTGCGATTCAAGTCCATGAGGACATCGGAATCGTTTTTGTCGCAGCAGCGGGAAACGCTAGCGAGGATATAGATGCGGCGAGTAGTTCCCAGTATCCAGCAGGATTTCCAGAGGCAAACATTATTTCTGTAGCCAGTTCCACTCAAGGAGATGCCCTGTCTTTCGGTTCGAATTATGGTATTGAAAGTGTCGATATCGCCGCACCGGGTCAAGAAGTGTATTCGACCTACCTTGACGACGATTATGAGTTTCTGACTGGAACCTCTATGGCGTCGCCGATTGTTGCGGGTGCAATAGCTTTGCTAGCGACATACGAACCTGGACTGTCGGCAAAGGAAATGCGTCAGCGAGTTTTTGATACTGCAAAGCCGCTAGAAAGCTTATCAGGAAAAATTTCGACTGGGGGACGACTCGATTTGCTTGCGATGCTAGAAATGGATTTAGCGGGACACACGCTCTCAGTCAAAGGCCATGAGCCACACTTGATCCTCCTACCTGATAGTGATTTCACGGTCGACTTTAAGTTAGAGGCATCAGGCGACGCGGATGTAGCGTTTGAGTATCTAGGGGCGGAAAGTGACGTCCGGATTCAAGAGATTTCCGATCGAATCTATTCGATTCAATTCAGCTCTCCGGGAGCATATCGTTTTAGATTCACTGCAGAGAAACTTGGGATAGTGAGAGAGCTTGAGAAGATAGTGGTTGTGGATCCAGGAGCGATAGCTGATGTGACTACAGGTCTACTCCATTCGTGGAACTTTAGAGAGAATGGAACCTTGCTAGTGGATAGCGTTGGAAACGGTAATGCGGAGCTTGTAGGCGCCACCCGCGTGGATACGCCACTAGATCGTGGTGTAGACTTCGATGGTACCTCCAGTTTTGCCCGGTTTAACGCAAGTTTCTCGCCGATCGTCACACTGTCTGCGTTTGTGAAAGCGGATGACTTATTATCAAGTCCCCATCCGCGAATTATTAACATGCCGGACTACTACCTCTATTTTTCAACCAGAGGAATTTCGGATGTGCCTGACGGTAATGCGAATACGTTGAAATTCTATTCGAATCGGACAGGAGACTTCGGAGTTTGGAATTCACCACCAGATACGGTTCTTGAAGGCGAGTGGATACACGTCCTAGCGAGTTACGATAGTAGAGAAACGGCGAATACACCGAAACTCTACATAAATGGAGTGGAGCAAAAGGTGCGGTTACAGAGGATTCCCGTTGGTGAGCAGACGATTGGAGGTGGTGAATCCTATCTCGGGGATCGTGCGGACGGAACTCGGGCCTGGGATGGCCAAATGGACGAGGTTCGAGTCTTTAATCGTCTAATAGATAAAGAGGAAGTCTCTTTGCTAGCTGCTCGATACGCGTCTGCAGTTTGGGATGCTTATTCGATATCGGAACTGCCTGATAGCGTTACGAGCGATTCAGTTTCCTTGGGCTTGAGGGATGCTTCTGGCAATGCGCCCAATGCCGATTTTCAATGGAGCCTCGTTGATGATTCTATCGGAGTGTCATTGGGCGATGCGGATGGATCCTCTGTTGAAGTGCGGAATCCAGAAAATTTAAATATAAGCATTGTTTTAAAGGCTTCCAGCTCCTTCGGCGTTCGTTATTATAGATACGATCTAGTAAGCGATCCTCCTAAAATTGAACCGGGGGTATATACGGGAACTACTTCTACAGGCGGAACCCTTTGGGTGGAGGTAGAGGAAGGGCGACGCATGGGAAATATCACTATATTTGATGAAGATGCCGAAGTCTTTAGAATTCGGGAGCCCATTTCAATTGATCCATTTGGCGATTTTGAGACAGATCCTTTTCTTTCTTTTCGAATTACGGGTACGATTGATGGTGAGGTCGTTGGCCAGATCGAGGATTCGGACATTACTTTTTCAGGCCATAATATTAAACCGAACAACTTGGTAACTGGTTTTGATGGCTTCTATTCTGGAGGTGCTATCGGTGATGGTGGACGATCTTTAGACCTCAAAGTTCTGCAAAACGGAGAAGCGTATCTTTGGCAAACAGGCGCTCAATCCGAATTAACCCAAGGGGTTGTATCCAAAGATGGAACTTTTAGCCTTTTGGTTAACGACGGTGCAACAATCTTGGGAAGAATAGATTCAGGAAATGGGAGAGTTAGAGGTGAGGTCAGCGTTGGAGATGAAGCCCGTAGCATTTATCTACGAAAAAGTAGCCTTGATCCAGTAAACCGATACGTGAACCTCTCAACGAGAGGTTTTTCCAGCTCAGGGGAGAATGTATTAATTGGTGGATTTGTCCTTGCTGGAACTCAGCCAAGAACTGTGCTTATTAGAGGCTTAGGGCCCGAATTAGAAAATAGAGGATTGGTAAACTTTCTTCAGAATCCGCGAATCAGGATTTTTAGTGGAAGTGAGGTAATCGCGGTTAATGAGTTTTGGAGTAGCCAACCCAATTTGGAGGAGCTCATTGAGTTTTCGAGCCGAGTACAGGCTTCTCCGCTTCCTTCCGGGAGTATGGACGCGGCGATGCTTTTGGAATTAGATCCCGGGCTCTACACGGCTCTCCTCGATTCTAATGGAGGTGAAGGTGATGGACTTTTTGAGATTTTCGATGACCCAGGCGAATCAGAGCCCTCTCTGTTCAATGTATCCACGAGAGGTAAAGTAAAGGGACAAGAGAGTCCCTTGATTGCCGGTTTTGTGGTTTCAGGATTCGAGCCTAAACGAGTCCTGATCAGAGTGCTCGGACCAGCCTTGGGCGACCGTGGAATTTCTGAACCCCTGGCAGATCCTTGGCTTGAACTGTATTCCGAGTCGGTGCCAATTGCTGCCAATGATGACTGGAGTGAAGGATCTCGGCCGAGTTCGAATGGGAGTGCGGTAAGGGGACCCGCGAGGGGCTTAATGAGTGCCTTTGAATCCTCGGGCGCGACGCCTTTGAATTTCGGTTCGAAGGACTCCGCGATGCTGGTCTGGTTGGAACCGGGCCTGTATACGGCGATAGCGAGAGGATTCGAAGGAGATGAAGGAATCGCGTTGATCGAAGTATTCGAACTCAGATAA